The Marinobacter sp. F4206 genomic sequence CTCGTAGCGGCTGCGAGGGCGCGCCAGGCAAGGTGATCGGCCGGATAGGCTTCGGGGAAATGAATACCCTCCACCATGGTGTCGACGGAGAACACCAGATCCTGATCGGCAGGAATTCGCTGAATGGCGCAGTCATCTCCGGGCCCAAGCACCAGTGCTCCAGTGGGGAGTGAGTCCGCAATCGGCTGGAAATACTGCCGGATCAGCTCGAATTCGCCCATACCCTATCGGGGACGTGTCTCTGCCAGTCGTAAACGACGACTGAGCTTGTCCAGAATGCTGTTGACGAACTTGTGCCCTTCCGTACCGCCAAAACGCTTGGCCATCTCAATGCCCTCGTTAATCACCACCTTGTAGGGCACATCCAGCCGGTGCTTCAACTCGTAGGCGCCCAGGCGCACAATGGCCAACTCTATGGCATCGACTTCATCCAGCGGCCGATCCAGGAAAGGCTCCAGCAGCTTGTCCAGATCGGCTTGCTCACGGTGTACACCACGAAGCAAGTCGCGGAAATACAGCAGATCCACCTTGCTCATGTCATTATCAACCATGAACTCAGCTTCAATATCAGAGATTGAGCTTTTGCTGAAATGGCGCTGATACAGGCCTTGCATCGCCAAAGCACGCGCACGACGTCGGTCGCCGGCCTTGGGCTGACCCGTTGGTGCTGGCTGGGGGGAGTTATCGTCAGTTGCGCTCATCACTCACCCAGTTTCTTGAACAGGCTGACCATTTCCAGCGCGGTAATCGCCGCTTCGGCGCCTTTGTTACCCGCCTTGGTGCCTGAACGCTCAATCGCCTGCTCAATGGAATCCACCGTCAGGACACCGAAGGTAACGGGTACGTCGGTCTCGAGGCTAACCGCTCCCAGACCACTGGACGCTTCACCGGCAACATACTCGAAATGGGGGGTACCACCACGGATAACCGCCCCGAGGGCGATGATGGCGTCGTAGTTCGAGGTTTCGGCCACACGCTTGACCGCCAAGGGCATTTCGTAGGCACCCGGAACACGGATGATCTCAATGTCGTCGCTGGAAATACCGTGGCGACGCAGGGTGTCGAGAGCGCCCTCAACCAGACTCTCAACCACAAAGCCGTTAAACCGGCCAACAACCAGTGCATAACGACCGCTGCACTGAGTAAAGTCACCTTCAATTACTTTGATATCTGCCATGCATGGCTCCTTCACGGGCCAGGGCACTGGAGCCCCAACCGGGTTAATCATTCGGGGGTGTAGGGAACGTATTCAACCACTTCCAGATCGAAACCGGAGATGGCGGAGAACTTGATCGGGGGGCTCAACAAGCGCATTTTGCCAACACCCAGATCCCGCAGAATCTGGGAACCGGTACCGACGGTGAAATAGACACCGGAGCTACCCTTGCCGGCGGAGCCCTGCCCCTCGTCAAAGAACTCGTGAATCCGGTCTTCCAGGTTGTAGCTGTCTTCAGCGCTGTTGAGCAGCACCACAACACCCTTGCCTTCTGCCGCCACT encodes the following:
- the ribE gene encoding 6,7-dimethyl-8-ribityllumazine synthase; the protein is MADIKVIEGDFTQCSGRYALVVGRFNGFVVESLVEGALDTLRRHGISSDDIEIIRVPGAYEMPLAVKRVAETSNYDAIIALGAVIRGGTPHFEYVAGEASSGLGAVSLETDVPVTFGVLTVDSIEQAIERSGTKAGNKGAEAAITALEMVSLFKKLGE
- the nusB gene encoding transcription antitermination factor NusB encodes the protein MSATDDNSPQPAPTGQPKAGDRRRARALAMQGLYQRHFSKSSISDIEAEFMVDNDMSKVDLLYFRDLLRGVHREQADLDKLLEPFLDRPLDEVDAIELAIVRLGAYELKHRLDVPYKVVINEGIEMAKRFGGTEGHKFVNSILDKLSRRLRLAETRPR